The Podospora pseudocomata strain CBS 415.72m chromosome 1 map unlocalized CBS415.72m_1, whole genome shotgun sequence genome has a segment encoding these proteins:
- a CDS encoding uncharacterized protein (CAZy:GH15; COG:G; EggNog:ENOG503NWWY; antiSMASH:Cluster_4) — protein sequence MPAGFKYYQPDPANTDALSMIPPFKMAASCSTQGAGSQMRQQGAGYLPIENYGLIGNMRTCALVGMDGSVDYMCWPEFDSPSVFCRLLDKDKGGYFSIHPASHLNCTTKQQYLPSSNILQTRYIHEDGVVDLVDFFPRPKSSKVIFKGPKQSAYREMTSVQEELKKWLVRRVECIRGHLELDVELFPAFEYATEPHETTIVQETNVAHGSTSKTVTFHSKNVKLQLDVTIDRGEDNDDKYPSVKFKKVMKEGMLGEGVVASIHVHPGQAVSFVLRNDLPNHVTEIISPAVLDTQQHDTQSYWYNWISQSKYKGRWREVVSRSLMILKLMTYEPTGAIIAAPTFSIPEDIGGVRNWDYRFCWVRDASFTIYILLRLGFKEEADAYMDFINERLLQSRVSDGGLPIMFTIRGETDIPERELSHLDGYKGSKPVRVGNGAAFHQQFDIYGELMDAIYLYNKYGKPIHYDAWVTVRQLLDYVLTILDQPDMSIWEVRNNKQNFTYSKIMLWVAFDRGLRLAEKRNFPCPNRWKWLEAKDKLYEEIMERGYNKEMKCFVQSYENNTMLDSSILIAPLVFFIAPNDPRFLNTLDRIMLPPEKGGLTSTGLVYRYDTELSEDGVGGREGAFSMCTFWLVEAMTRASVYEPKYLVRAINLFENMLSFSNHLMMFSEEISRSGEQLGNTPQAFSHLALISAAFNLDRVSEFKR from the exons ATGCCGGCTGGCTTCAAGTACTATCAGCCAGACCCCGCCAATACCGACGCTTTGTCAATGATACCGCCGTTCAAAATGGCGGCATCGTGTTCGACCCAGGGTGCTGGTAGCCAGATGAGACAACAGGGTGCGGGGTATCTGCCGATTGAGAATTATGGCTTGATTGGAAACATGAGGACATGTGCCCTCGTGGGCATGGATGGCAGTGTTGATTACATGTGTTG GCCCGAGTTTGACTCTCCTTCTGTCTTCTGCCGCCTCTTGGATAAGGATAAGGGGGGTTACTTCAGCATCCATCCAGCTTCCCATCTCAATTGCACCACCAAACAGCAGTACTTGCCTTCTTCCAACATCCTCCAGACCAGATACATTCAcgaagatggtgttgtggaCCTGGTGGACTTCTTCCCTCGACCCAAGAGCTCAAAGGTCATCTTCAAGGGGCCCAAACAATCGGCCTATCGAGAGATGACTAGCGTTCAAGAAGAGCTCAAGAAATGGCTCGTCCGACGTGTAGAGTGTATCCGCGGCCACCTCGAGCTCGACGTCGAGCTCTTCCCGGCCTTTGAGTACGCCACCGAACCACACGAGACCACCATCGTCCAAGAAACCAACGTCGCCCACGGTTCAACAAGCAAAACCGTCACCTTCCACAGCAAAAACGTCAAGCTCCAACTCGACGTCACCATCGACCGGGGTGaagacaacgacgacaagtACCCCAGCGTCAAGTTCAAAAAAGTCATGAAAGAAGGCATGCTCGGCGAAGGCGTGGTAGCCAGCATCCACGTCCACCCAGGCCAGGCCGTCTCCTTCGTTTTGAGGAAcgacctccccaaccacgTAACAGAGATCATCTCCCCCGCCGTCCTCGACACCCAGCAACACGACACACAATCCTATTGGTACAACTGGATCTCCCAATCCAAATACAAAGGCCGCTGGCGCGAAGTCGTCTCCCGCTCCCTCATGATCCTGAAGCTCATGACCTACGAACCCACcggcgccatcatcgccgcccccaccttctccatcccCGAAGACATCGGCGGCGTCCGCAACTGGGACTACAGGTTCTGCTGGGTCAGGGACGCATCCTTCACAATctacatcctcctccgcctcggcttcaaagaagaagcagacgCCTACATGGACTTTATCAACGagcgcctcctccaatcccGCGTCTCCGACGGTGGACTTCCCATCATGTTCACCATCCGAGGCGAGACTGACATCCCCGAGCGGGAACTTTCCCATCTAGACGGGTACAAAGGCTCCAAACCGGTGCGCGTCGGCAACGGCGCGGCGTTTCATCAACAGTTCGATATTTACGGCGAACTGATGGACGCCATCTACCTCTACAACAAATACGGCAAACCCATCCACTACGACGCCTGGGTGACGGTCCGTCAGCTCTTGGATTACGTCCTGACGATCCTCGACCAGCCAGACATGTCCATCTGGGAAGtccgcaacaacaagcaaaACTTCACTTACTCCAAAATCATGCTCTGGGTCGCCTTTGACCGGGGTCTGCGGCTTGCCGAAAAGAGGAATTTCCCTTGTCCTAATAGGTGGAAGTGGCTGGAGGCAAAGGATAAACTCTATGAGGAAATCATGGAACGGGGCTACAACAAGGAGATGAAGTGTTTCGTCCAGAGTTATGagaacaacaccatgctGGACAGTAGTATACTTATCGCCCCGTTGGTGTTTTTTATTGCGCCGAATGATCCGAGGTTTTTGAATACTTTGGACAGGATTATGTTGCCGccggagaagggggggttgacgagTACTGGGTTGGTGTATAGGTATGATACGGAATTATCCGAGGATG gtgtgggagggagagaaggcGCGTTTAGCATGTGCACGTTCTGGCTGGTGGAAGCCATGACGCGAGCGTCGGTGTATGAGCCAAAGTATCTGGTCAGGGCGATCAACCTGTTTGAGAACATGCTCAGCTTCTCGAACCATCTGATGATGTTCAGTGAAGAAATCAGCAGGAGTGGTGAGCAGTTGGGGAACACACCGCAGGCGTTCTCCCATCTGGCGCTGATCAGTGCAGCGTTTAATTTGGATAGGGTGTCGGAGTTTAAGCGCTGA
- a CDS encoding uncharacterized protein (COG:S; EggNog:ENOG503P4WT; antiSMASH:Cluster_4), translated as MAPTPAYFQALLRPAVLQILRATGYHAMKPSVLDFVTQLAAAYLDRLCFLTAKHATLNSHALDGFTDEDEILFELNNGTFIAPDGPFLNPYSDYVPPPGVTSPSVATPSVVDVRMALQEVGALLPEKSQQEQDYLGIEDMRGVEAFIVWAMGPINKEIQRIALDGNDEAKDYLDALIKKHSKGADDTKFLGTLLGRPIEQGEVAIEGGGPTSIREWEEIRKKAAERPTPPPLENHNLINGDGEDSRPGSSGLSSLADEDVDMDLDIGIGMGGVGNGVEMDDSGA; from the exons ATGGCGCCAACGCCGGCTTACTTCCAGGCCCTCCTGAGGCCAGCAGTCCTTCAGATCCTTCGCGCAACCGGTTACCACGCAATGAAGCCTTCAGTATTGGATTTTGTCACGCAACTAGCAGCTGCCTACCTCGACCGACTATGCTTCCTCACGGCCAAGCACGCCACCCTCAACAGCCACGCTCTAGATGGCTTCACAGACGAGGACGAAATCCTCTTTGAGCTCAATAACGGCACATTCATCGCGCCAGACGGCCCATTTCTTAACCCCTACTCCGACTAtgtcccaccaccaggcgTAACCAGCCCTTCAGTCGCCACACCATCAGTAGTAGACGTGCGGATGGCGCTTCAAGAAGTCGGTGCTTTACTACCGGAGAAGTCCCAACAGGAGCAAGACTACCTCGGAATCGAGGATATGAGAGGAGTGGAGGCATTTATCGTCTGGGCGATGGGGCCAATCAACAAGGAGATTCAGAGGATAGCGCTTGATGGAAATGATGAGGCGAAGGATTATCTTGACG CCCTCATAAAGAAACACAGCAAAGGAGCGGACGACACTAAATTTCTTGGCACACTTCTAGGCCGACCAATCGAGCAAGGAGAGGTAGCTattgagggaggaggcccGACAAGCATcagagagtgggaggagatACGAAAAAAGGCGGCCGAGAGaccgacaccaccaccgttggAGAACCATAACCTCATAAATGGCGACGGGGAAGATTCACGTCCGGGCAGTTCGGGGCTTAGTTCGCTTGCGGATGAGGACGTGGATATGGATCTGGACATTGGGATTGGCATGGGTGGTGTGGGAAATGGGGTTGAGATGGATGACTCGGGGGCTTAG
- a CDS encoding uncharacterized protein (COG:E; COG:G; BUSCO:EOG09262R8O; EggNog:ENOG503NV22), with protein sequence MSLPSLFPSPEPAHPPSHLPVPEPPSDADADTDTDTDVSVPRHLDQQKPTPPGHATPLSATPPVAAVVPGPGPWTSSTHPHPATGSKLAGDDIEMDSLAPSGHRRRRSSLINPANVANNRHRSPHARGHGTDEPKISEEGSLGEPLRLDELDVELSDEDLHDDEETGLTAKERTRKKKKRTRNQLLDQRIVREKVSPEEQKEADRFVMKELLINAGLIGLWYFFSLLISLYNKWMFSPDKLGFPFPMFTTAMHMLVQFSLASLVLYLFPSFRPTNGHVPNPGELDSPESKKPLMSPLFYLTRIGPCGLATGLDIGLGNTSLQFITLTFYTMCKSSSLAFVLLFAFLFRLESPTWRLTAIIATMTLGVVMMVAGEVSFNLPGFLLVISAAFFSGFRWALTQILLLRNPATSNPFSSIFFLAPVMFVSLLTIAFPVEGVSGLIKGLSAIAEERGTLMAPLILLFPGMIAFFMTAAEFALLQRTSVVTLSIAGIFKEAVTISAAAIVFGDRMTFVNIIGLTVTLVAIGAYNYIKISKMRREAQEGVHKGQEHLLEEHTTDGPSSGSDEEEDDDDDDLPRRGEAAGLLRRESLDDHDDGVLFTADGAEVVSRPVSKSPDKHLQDRRED encoded by the exons ATGTCTCTCCCTTCCCTATTCCCATCACCTGAACCTGCCCATCCTCCGTCCCATCTCCCCGTCCCTGAACCGCCCTCTgacgccgacgccgacacCGACACCGACACTGACGTCTCTGTCCCGAGACATCTCGATCAGCAGAAGCCAACACCTCCCGGGCACGCGACACCGCTATCCGCTACACCACCGGTAGCAGCTGTTGTACCAGGTCCCGGCCCTTGGACATCCTCCACGCACCCACATCCCGCAACGGGATCCAAATTGGCTGGTGACGACATCGAGATGGATTCTCTAGCACCCTCAGGGCACCGTCGCCGACGAAGCAGCTTGATCAATCCCGCCAATGTCGCTAATAATCGTCACCGGTCGCCACACGCGCGGGGCCATGGCACTGACGAGCCAAAAATATCAGAGGAGGGCAGTCTGGGAGAACCTCTACGGCTGGACGAGTTGGACGTGGAATTGTCGGACGAGGACCTtcatgacgacgaggagacTGGTTTGACGGCAAAGGAGCGGacgagaaaaaagaaaaagagaactCGCAACCAATTACTCGACCAGAGAATAGTACGAGAGAAGGTGTCGccagaagaacaaaaagaggCGGACCGCTTTGTGATGAAGGAGTTGTTGATCAACGCTGGGCTCATTGGGTTATGGTACTTTTTTTCCCTGTTGATATCACTT TACAACAAATGGATGTTCTCTCCCGACAAGCTCGGCTTCCCATTTCCTATGTTTACAACAGCCATGCACATGCTCGTGCAATTTTCCCTAGCCTCCCTCGTCTTATatctcttcccatccttccGGCCCACCAACGGCCATGTTCCAAATCCAGGCGAGCTGGACTCGCCAGAATCCAAGAAACCCCTAATGTCACCGTTATTCTACCTCACCCGCATCGGCCCCTGCGGTCTAGCAACAGGTCTCGACATAGGATTAGGGAACACCTCGTTGCAattcatcaccctcaccttctACA CAATGTGtaaatcctcctccctagccttcgtcctcctcttcgccttcctcttccgcctcgaATCCCCCACCTGGCGCCTAacagccatcatcgccaccatGACCCTCGGCGTAGTAATGATGGTAGCGGGCGAAGtctccttcaacctccccggcttcctcctcgtcatctcgGCCGCCTTCTTCAGCGGCTTCCGTTGGGCCCTAacccaaatcctcctcctccgcaaccccgccacctccaaccccttcagctccatcttcttcctcgctccAGTAATGTTCGTCTCCCTGTTGACCATCGCCTTCCCCGTCGAGGGCGTCTCCGGCCTCATCAAAGGCCTCTCCGCCATAGCAGAAGAACGCGGCACCCTCATGGCGCCATTGATCCTCCTATTCCCCGGCATGATCGCCTTTTTCATGACAGCCGCCGAgttcgccctcctccaacgcaCCAGCGTCGTCACCTTGTCCATCGCGGGGATATTCAAAGAGGCAGTCACCATCTCGGCGGCTGCGATTGTTTTTGGCGATCGCATGACATTTGTCAACATCATCGGCCTGACTGTAACCCTCGTCGCGATAGGAGCGTACAATTACATTAAAATCTCCAAGATGAGACGCGAAGCGCAGGAAGGTGTGCATAAAGGGCAGGAGCATCTGTTGGAAGAGCATACCACTGATGGTCCCTCGAGCGgcagcgacgaggaggaggatgatgatgatgatgatctccCTCGCAGGGGTGAAGCCGCGGGTTTGTTGCGGAGGGAAAGTCTTGACGATCACGACGACGGGGTGTTGTTTACCGCGGACGGCGCAGAGGTCGTTAGTAGACCCGTGTCGAAATCCCCGGATAAGCATTTGCAGGATAGGAGGGAGGATTAG
- a CDS encoding uncharacterized protein (BUSCO:EOG09265KQ4; antiSMASH:Cluster_4; COG:J; EggNog:ENOG503P3P1), giving the protein MICRSCLRQASGLTSRQFTAITSQTVTRTTPRIPQAFFSTTLRARNAAAAAEAPELTPLNTEPTTDNAAGLSSCPAGTVLNGLNYLKGKTDPVALPDDQYPEWLWKCVEVGQKRSDDADADAGDAYSKSKKQRRLAAKRQRQLEAKLMASGDLEALAPKIPIQKQTINLPAAPTGELKEVLEAADKRQELRKAMRKERRANIKESNYLKTM; this is encoded by the exons TCCCAAAcagtgacgaggacgacaccGAGGATACCACAAgccttcttcagcaccaccctccgcgCGCGCaatgccgctgccgccgccgaggctcCCGAACTCACTCCCTTAAACACCGAGCCAACAACAGACAATGCCGCCGGTCTCTCGTCATGCCCTGCTGGCACCGTTCTCAACGGCCTCAACTACCTCAAGGGCAAAACCGATCCTGTGGCGCTCCCCGATGATCAGTACCCCGAGTGGCTCTGGAAGTGCGTGGAAGTCGGACAGAAGCGCAgcgatgatgctgatgcggATGCTGGAGATGCTTATT CCAAATCCAAGAAGCAACGTAGATTAGCGGCGAAGAGACAGCGACAACTCGAGGCGAAACTCATGGCATCCGGTGACCTCGAGGCCCTCGCACCAAAGATCCCAATTCAGAAGCAGACTATCAACCTTCCCGCCGCCCCGACCGGCGAGCtcaaggaggtgttggaggcggCCGACAAGAGACAGGAACTGCGCAAGGCCATGCGCAAGGAGAGACGTGCCAACATCAAGGAGAGCAACTACCTCAAGACCATGTAA